The Spirulina subsalsa PCC 9445 region GTGGGGGATGTTTAACCGGACCGAATCATTCTGGGACTCAATTACATGGTTTTTTAGCCTATTTAATGAAATGTGCGGCGACGGGAAAACCTTATACCATTTTTGGGTACAAGGGGAAACAAGTTCGGGATAATATTCACAGTGCAGATTTAATTAATGCTTTCTATGAGTTTTTTAAAGCTCCTCGGGTAGCGGAGGTTTATAATACTGGGGGAGGGCGTTATAGTAACTGTTCGATGTTTGAAGCGGTGCAAATTTGCCAAGAAATTACAGGGCGAGAATTTAAGCCGGAATACTCAGAAACGAACCGCATTGGGGATCATATTTGGTGGATTAGTGATAATCATAAATTTGAGCAACATTTCCCGAATTGGAAAATGCAGTATAATGTCCCCAAAATTCTGCAAGAAATTTATGAGTTTAATCGGGAACGGTGGGCGAAAGAAATGGAGTAGGGGTTGAGGGTTGGCGGGAGAGGTCAAAATAGGATAAATTGCTAGGAACTGTTAATATTGATAGCAAAAATTACTGTGACAAACTCACCCTCAAATTCCACTGTTGTTGATTCCTCTGACACTCTAACCCCAGAGGGATTGACTCCTGAACAGTATAAGCAAAAGATGCAGCGCCGCAAGGAAATTCAAGCGGAACGATTGGCGGCGCGATCGCAAGAAAAAGGCCTCATCATCGTCAACACAGGCAACGGCAAGGGCAAAACTACGGCCGCGTTAGGCATGGTTTTACGTTCCTTGGGGCATGGCTACCGGGTGGCGATTATTCAGTTTATTAAAGGCGCTTGGGAACCGGCAGAAAAGGCTATTTTAGAACGGTTTGCCGATCAGTTAGTGTTTCACGCTTTAGGGGAAGGATTTACTTGGGAAACCCAAGATCGAGAACGAGATATTGCTAAGGCGGAGGCCGCTTGGCAACAAGCGTTAGACTATATTCGGAATCCTGAGTATCGTCTAATTTTATTGGATGAGGTTAATATTGCCCTGAAATTGGGCTATTTATCCGTTGAAACAGTGTTAGCTGGCTTGGCGGAAAAAAGCCCGGATGCTCATGTTATTTTAACCGGACGGGGAGCCCCGGCTGGTTTAATTGAACGAGCGGATTTAGTAACAGAAATGAAGTTAGTTAAACATCCATTCCGGGAGCAAGGTATTAAGGCACAACCGGGGATTGAATTTTAGGGCATAGGGGATCAGGGGAATAGTGAATAGCTAAAACTCTTGACTATTGTCTTTTCCCGACTCCCCTGTTCCCTGTTCCCTAATTTAGGTAATAGGTAATAGAGAATACTAATCAACTCCCGACTCCCCACTATCCAGAACAAGCTGCTAATAGGTCTATTTCAAGGTCGGGTCCTTGTTCTAGGGGGTAGTAGCCCTCTAAGCCTAAAACACGGGGTAATGAGCCTTCTGATGCAATCTCAGCGCGATTTTGTAAGGGGATATTATAGCTGTAGAATTCCTTCGTCTCTAAATCCTGAACCTGTAAATTAAGACGTTGATTATCGAGACTGCCGCGCAAACAACTAAACTCAGAATCTAATTGATACAATGCCCCATTGACTCTCCCTTGTTCAACTTTTAGCACTAAATACGTCGCGCCATATTGATTTAAGTTCTGAGTTTGACCATAATGATAAATCCCATCTCTCCAAGGAGAAATTACCGGGGAAGTTACAGGAGAGGGGGGCTGTTTTTGGGGTTTATTTAACCGAGGAATATGAACACCTGCTTGACTAGAAGTAATAGCATCAACCGGGAGAGGATGGGTCGAGGGCAACACAAATCCTAAACTAAATAGAAGACTCACGGTGAGAGTACGCAAAGGTTTTAACATAGATCAATCACTTGTAGACACAAGGGGATAAGAAGGAACTTAATACAAGACCGATTGAGAGAAGTTTCTAGTTTGGGGTTTAGAGACGTGTCACCTAGATTCGTTGAAGATCAGAGGTTTGCAGTCTGTTTGATGCTTTTCAGCCATTCCACTTCTAGGATAAGCTGATCCTTAAGTTCAGAAATCGTCTAAGTGGAGGGTTTTTCAGGGAGTTTACGGAGAAATCTACACAACATCCGGAGGGAATTTCGGATAATATGACCTCAATTTCCGCTAAATTACGGTTGCCTTATATTCTTAAATCAGCAGTTAATTAACCAGTGAGGAGTTATTATGAGTTATAGAATGGATCGTCGTGCCTATGCAGAAACCTATGGGCCGACTGTGGGCGATCGCATTCGTTTGGCCGATACCGACTTAATCATAGAAGTAGAACGAGATTTGACCTCCTACGGAGATGAAGTGAAATTTGGCGGGGGGAAAGTGATTCGGGATGGTATGGGACAATCCCCCATTTCTCGCGCAGAGGGGGCGGTGGATGTGGTGATTACCAACGCCCTGATTCTGGACTGGTGGGGGATTATTAAAGCCGATGTGGGGATTAAAGATGGGCGAATTTGCAAGATTGGTAAAGCAGGCAATCCCTACATTCAGGACAATGTAGATATTATTATTGGCCCTTCGACAGAGGCGATCGCCGGAGAGGGAAAAATTCTCACGGCTGGGGGGATTGATGCCCATATTCACTTTATCTGTCCCCAACAAATCGAAACCGCCATTGCGTCTGGTGTTACTACCATGATAGGAGGAGGCACCGGCCCCGCCACAGGCACCAACGCCACCACCTGCACCCCCGGCGCTTGGAATATTTACCGAATGTTAGAAGCCGCAGAAGGTTTTCCCGTCAATTTCGGCTTTTTAGGCAAAGGCAACAGCAGCCAAACCCCCGGCTTAATAGAACAGGTGAATGCCGGAGTAATTGGCTTAAAACTCCATGAAGATTGGGGAACCACTCCCGCCACCATTGACACCTGTCTGACTGTAGCAGATGACTATG contains the following coding sequences:
- the cobO gene encoding cob(I)yrinic acid a,c-diamide adenosyltransferase encodes the protein MTPEQYKQKMQRRKEIQAERLAARSQEKGLIIVNTGNGKGKTTAALGMVLRSLGHGYRVAIIQFIKGAWEPAEKAILERFADQLVFHALGEGFTWETQDRERDIAKAEAAWQQALDYIRNPEYRLILLDEVNIALKLGYLSVETVLAGLAEKSPDAHVILTGRGAPAGLIERADLVTEMKLVKHPFREQGIKAQPGIEF